The Pongo pygmaeus isolate AG05252 chromosome 18, NHGRI_mPonPyg2-v2.0_pri, whole genome shotgun sequence DNA window GCCTAGGCTGGCCGGGTCTGGGGAAAGTGGGCTGGCCCGGGGCTGCTCCTGAGTTCTGCCAGGCAGCACCACGCCTGGGATGGGCACCAACCATGTCCGTCTCCTCCCTTCCCGCAGTCCAGGGCCAAGGCTTGTGTTCAATCGTGTGAATGGCCGGCGGGCCCCCTCCACGTCCCCATCCCTCGAGGGGACCCAGGAGACCTACACACTGGCCCACGAGGAGAATGTCCGCTTTGTGTCCGAAGGTAGCGAGCGGGGCCAGAGGGTGCGGCATAGGCTGCTGGGTCGCAAAAACATGGACCCGGGATGGCCCCACTTCAAGCTGACCCCCAGCCGCTGCAGGGCTGTGCTTTTCCTTGGCACTCTGCCCTTGTGTCCTGTGACCAGCCCTGTGTGGGGCTGGAGTCCAGGGTGACCATCAGGCCCTGGGTGGGCGATGGGGTGCCTGGGACCTGGCTCAGCCCGACTACCCTCCTCCCACAGCCTGGCAGCAGGTGCAGCAGCAGCTGGATGGTGGCCCAGCCGGTGAGGGCGGGCCAAGGCCTGTGCAGTACGTGGAGAGGATCCCCAATCCCCGGCTGCAGAGTGAGCCCCCCAACCCTGTCCCTCGAGGAGAGACCCCCCAGCCCCTCTGATCCTGACCCAGGCCCTGCCAGATTCCCACCCCAGGGGATGAGGGAGGGGACTCTTGTGCAGAAACCCCTTCCCAGCGCCTGCCGCACTCAGAGTCCGGGTGAGCGGCTTGTGGTTAGCTCCAGGGGAGAGATGCTGGCCGGCCTGGGAGGCAGCATCACTGCCCAGCCTTCTCTGCCCACAGACTTCGTGCCCATTGACCTAGACGAGTGGTGGGCGCAGCAGTTCCTGGCGAGAATCACCAGCTGTTCCTAGTGGCTGCTGGGAGGGGGCGCTGCTACACGGCCGACCTGACGCCAGGAGAGAAGCATGGCGCCCTGCCCACCCACTGCATCTGGCTGGGTGCCGGCCACACCTGAAGTGCCAGCATTTGGACTTTTGCACCTGTTTTTCCCTTGGCCCGGCTGTCCCAACCAAGCTGCCATGGCCAGGGGCCGAGCCCGTCTGACCTCAGCCCTGCTCACTGTGCCCAGGGACCAGCGACCAGCCCCTGGGGCTAGCAGGGAGGAGCTCCAGGCTAATAAAGTCGAGAAACTGTCTTTGGAGTGTCTTtgacttgggagggtgtagggGGGTTCTCATGTCCAGTTCCAGTCCACAGCCTGGGACGCCAGGCCCAGCACAAACTCCCCTTGTAGCCCTGTCCCCTCAGGCCCTTAGCTTCTCACCCAGCTGCCCTGTGACAGGTAGGAGGGACGTTGGCAAGCTCACCTTGTTTGGAAGTCTGTGGACCCcactttgctcctccttcctctctcgtTGGCGTTGACTGGGACCACAGCCGAGACTCAAGGCCTAAAGACATTGAATGGCCCTGGAGTGCAGTCCTGACCACCAACCCCCACCACCAGCATTGGGGCTGTGTCTCATAACGCCAGGTGCCATTCTGAATCCGCCAGGCCCGGCCGCAGGACACTGGGCGAAGGAATACGTGGGGAACCTGCCAGGACGAACGCGGGAACCAGGCCCTCCGCGGGCGCCCTCACTACCTTCCCTGATAGACAGGCATGACCCAGCCCACCTGAGTCAGGACCCAGGGTACCCAGGTGTGGACCAGGGGCCTCTGGACGGCGGGAGAGCGGCAGGGTGAGGCCCGGCTGTCCGTGGCATGGCCAGGCCTCAGCGCGACCTCGCCTCGCTGCTTGCATGCGGCGGGAGCCCCGGCCGGTCGAGGCGCTGACAGGTGGGCGCGGGGGAGGGTCCGCAACCCGCGCGGGCTTCGAAGCCGGTCGAGCTAACACGGGGCTGCCTCGGGAGGCCCGCGGGGCAAAGGGCAGCGGGATTAGCGGCTGGAGCAACCCTGGAGGCCGCTGACGTGAGCGGGAAACTGCCAAGGGGGAGGTCACGTGGCCAGGGCGCCGCCATGACGGCGGAAGTGATGGCGGAAGTGGCACTGTTGCCAGGCAGCCGTTGCCTGGCGTCGCGGGGCGTGCTCTGCGCTGGGCGcgcagaggccaaggcgggaagctCGAGCGGCGGCGCCATGGCCCGAGGTAGCGCGCGGCGGGCGGGGGTCCCGGGTTCCGGGATCCAGGGTCGGCGGCCGGAGCGCTCAGGGCCCCGCCTAGGCCCTGAGGCCAGAGCCCCCGCTCAGGCAGGGTCCCGTCTGCCGGGCTCCCACCCTCGGGCTTCCGGAGCTTGGCTTCCCTCGGGCGCCCGTGCTCGTCCCGCCAGCCTGGCTGGCGTGGGCGTCGCCGGGGAAGGCGTGGAGAGCcccggctcctgcctgctccccgAAGCCCGGCCCAGCCCCGCAGTGGCCCCGGCTCGCGTGGCCGAGTCCCCTGACGCCCGGCGCCCGCTCCCCACAGCGTGGCAGCACCCGTTCCTCAACGTCTTCAGACACTTCCGGGTGGACGAGTGGAAGCGCTCCGCCAAGCAGGGGGACGTGGCCGTGGTCACGGTAGGCGGCCGGGGGCTCGCCCGGAGCCCgcacccctgccctgccccgcccccgAGGGCCCCCTCGCCCCCGCTGCACTTCTCCTGGGGCTGTCGGTGATGCGAGCTCCCGCTTCTCCAGGACAAGACCCTGAAGGGCGCCGTGTATCGCATTCGGGGCTCAGTCTCTGCCGCCAACTACATCCAGCTCCCTGGGAGCAGCACCCAGTCCCTGGGGCTGACGGGACGATACCTGTACGTGCTTTTTCGGCCCCTGCCCGGCAAGCACTTCGTCATCCACTTGGATGTGTCCACCAAGGTATGGAGCCCGCGCCTGGGGGCTGCGTGGGAGCCCCGGCACCCCTGCGGCCCCTGTCTCCTCACGGCCCTGCTCCGTCCCCACAGGACAACCAAGTCATCCGTGTGTCTTTCTCCAACCTCTTCAAGGAGTTTAAGTCTACGGCCACGTGGCTCCAGTTTCCCTTGGTCCTGGAGACCAGGACACCTCAGAGAGGTGACACCAAGATGGGGTGTGGATGGTCCAGGACAGGTGACTGGAGGGAGCTGGTGCAGGCCCAGTGAGGCTCCTCTGTGGCCTGGAGGACAATCTGGCGGGGGCACAAGCTCACAGTTCTGGGAGTCGGGGGCTGTCAGGAGGGTAGGCACTGACCTGAGTGTCCATCCTGCAGATCTGGTGGGTTTGGCCCCCTCCAGAGCCCGCTGGACCTGCCTGCAGCTCGACCTGCAGGACATTCTCCTGGTCTACCTGAACCGGTGCTACGGCCATCTCAAGAGTATCAGGCTGTGCGCCAGCCTGCTGGTCAGGAACCTGTACACCAGCGACCTGTGCTTTGAGCCTGGTGAGGGCTGCACCTGCGCTCCCCGCTCCATATCTCACACATGCTCTCAGCCCTGGAGAGACCCGAGTCCAGGGTTCTTGGGAAAGTACAGTGCTCAAGCTGTGCTGTCTCTGAGCTCTGGCCAGAACCCCATCCCGGAGGCAGCTCTGGGGTCAGAACCCATCCCAGAGGCAGCCCTGGGGTGGGGCGGTGGCTGGGCTGCTGGCATGGCAGTGCCTTGGCGGGTGCCCGGTGCTCAGGTGGCCAAACAGCCTCCCTTGACCTGGAACAACCCTGCTCCTTGTAGCCATCTCTGGGGCCCAGTGGGCAAAGCTGCCCGTGACTCCTATGCCTCGGGAAATGGCATTCCCTGTGCCCAAGGGAGAGAGCTGGCATGACCGCTACATCCACGTCCGGTGAGTGGTTCTGCTTCTTTCGAGGGAGGCCTCGGTGGTGGGAGGGTGGGTGGCCCTTGGGCCTCCAGACACTTGACTCTCCCTCTGCTTGCCAAGGTTTCCAAGTGACAGCTTGAAAGTGCCTTCCAAGCTGATAGAGAAGAGCTGTTCCCCTCCTGAGGCAGGTGGGTCTGGGGGGTCAGCGGGGACCCAGATTAAGGCCTGTAGGGTGTGTGGGGCTCGGTAGgagagggcagggctgggaaAGGACCCAGTGGTGTGCTGGCTACAGCTAGTGCAGGGATCCAGGAAAGCCCGTAGGTTGTCTGAGCTCCCAGAACCACGAGGGTGAGAAGTCTGTGTAAGGGGTACCTGGGGGCCTCAAGCTTTCTAGCTGGAAGAGGAGAGTTTCAGGGCCTAGGGTGGAAGTGGGGATACCGGCTGTGGGTCCTGCAGAGCTGGTGAGGCTGGGCCACTTgctgctgcccctccccaggCCTCACCCTCACCAGGCGTCTGCACAGCTGGCCCCTGGGTCACTGGGGTTCTTTGCTCTGTTGTAGTCCTCCTGGGGCCGGGGCCACAGCCTCTCCCTTGCCCGGTGGCCTCCAGCAAACCTGTGCGGTTCAGTGTGTCTCCAGTGGTCCAGACGCCCAGCCCCACAGCCGTGAGTACCCCTTCGCCCTATGAGATGGGGTTGGGGCGTGATGGCCCAGGGTGCTGATGGGCACTTGTCCCCCAACAGTCTGGCCGGGCCCCCTTGGCACCCAGGCCCTTCCTGGAGGTCAGCCTGTCCCAAGAGCGCTCAGACGCCTCGAACGTGGATGGCCCCGGTTTCCATAGCCTTGAGCCCTGGGCCCACGTGGAGGCCTCTGACGTCCACACGGCTGCTGCCGGCACCCATGTGTTGACTCACGAGTCGGCTGAGGTGCCTGTGGTCCGCACCGGCTCCTGCGAGGTGAGTGCCCATCCCACAGCAGGCGGGGCCCGGTGAGGTGTGGGCTGGGGCAGTTGGTAGCCCGCCATGAGAGGCATTTAGAACGGATGTGCCTCCGACGGTCTCCTCTTGTTCAGCCTCCTGGCGAGGAGCAGAGCTGGCGAGAGGCGGCTTTGGGGAAGAATCTCTGTCCACAAAGAGTAAGGAAGGGCTTCTGCTCACCCCCAATGCCCCAGCCCCAGGTGGTCTGTGGGGGACCCTCGAAGGTCTGGCAGTGCAGCTGGAGTCCCAGCTTCCACCCTACCACAGCCAGCAGGAGCCACCCAGGACCAGGGCAGTCTTCTTGAGAGGCAGGACCCAGCTAGGGGTTGGCGGGGCTTGGGGTTGGTCGGACATTCTGGGGGCCTGGCTGAGCCTCCCAGGACCTTGATGTGAATGGCTGTTTCAGGGCTTCCTCCCAGACCCGGTCCTGAGGCTCAAGGGCGTCATCGGCTTTGGGGGCCACAGCACCAGACAGGTGAGACTTCTGTGGCTGTATCCAGAGCAGCTCTCATTGGCCGGCTCGAGCGCTGAGTACAGAACGGGGAGAGAGGAGAGACCTATGTCTTGTGGTGGCTGTATGGGCTCCCGAGCCCCCTTGGCACAGCAGTCCCATCCCCCTGCAGACTGCTGCTTCCTGCATGCTCAGGCTCCTGCCCCGCCCACAGCTGCTGTCACCTCCTGGTGCCCGGGGGCTCTCAGGGTCACGGGCATCTCTTACTCACTGGCTGGGCTAAGTGCTCCCCCCGAAGACCCAGAGCTGTCACATCTTTAGAGCTCTCATGATCCAGACCAGCAGTGTGGGGCCAGGCTGTGGGCACAACCTGTAGGTCCCTGATGGGTGACGTGGGCCTTCTAGGAGAGGACCCTCATGGCAGAGGAGGTGGCCTTTCCCTCTGCCCCAGTGGCCTTGGGCCCTTGTCAGGCCCTGCTGGGTGCCTGCTCTGAGTGTTTGGGGGCCCTTTGGCCTTTCGTTACCCCTACCCCGGAGTTTCTTGCACTGGAGGCGGGGCTTAGACAGgcatctgtgcatgtgtgttcacGTGTCTGCTTGAGTGTTCCAGCTGTTCTTTTGACGCATGCAGCCTGTGACTTGTGTATGTAGTGTGTGCAGGGTGTGTGTTCTCTCTTGCCCCTGGGTGGCTGTGTGCCCAGGTGTGTGTGCCAGGCCTGCCACCCCCTCTCCCTGGGCTGGAGTGGGAGGTGAGGCTGACCTCCCGGCAGCCAGGAGGGCCCTGGCGTAGCACCAGTcctcagccccccacccccttgtgccaggccctgtggacCCCGGACGGGGCAGCTGTCGTGTACCCCTGCCATGCGGTCATTGTCGTCCTGCTTGTGGACACAGGGGAGCAGCGCTTCTTCCTCGGCCACACAGACAAGGTGGGTGCTGCCCGGGCCCGgggcggctcacacctgcagcCCCTGCACCCTCCCTCACCCTTCTGCCTCCTAGGTCTCCGCCCTGGCGCTGGATGGCAGCAGCTCACTATTGGCCTCGGCCCAGGCAAGGGCCCCCAGTGTGATGCGGCTCTGGGACTTCCAGACCGGGCAGTGCCTGTGCCTGTTCCGGAGCCCAGTGCACGTTGTCTGCTCTCTCAGGTGAGCACAGGTGTGCCCCAtgcagggggtgggggtcagCCCAGGCGACACTGACAACCTCCTCCCTGTTCACAGCTTCTCTGACAGCGGGGCCCTTCTCTGCGGGGTTGGCAAGGACCACCACGGGAGGACGGTAACAGGGCCCTGGCcgggggttggggtggggccgTCCTGATGCAGGCAGACAGCTGGAAGGGTCTTGGTTTTCTGAGACTCCACCTTCATGTGATGCTGGGTCCCTGCTCTGTGTCCTCCCTGTCGTGGGGCTCTGTGCACTCCAGTGTGCATGCCGCCCCCGTGCCCTGCATAGAAACCACCACCAgcagctcacatttcatgtcTTGGCTTTTCGGCCATCGGAGTCGGTTTAAGTCAGCATTTACACACCTCGCCTCGTTCTCTCTGCTGGTGATGCGGTTGAGAGATTTTCACATGGCAGAGCCCCTGCAGCTGACCCACGCTTGGGCGTCAATGGCACCTCTACACAGCCGAAGCACCCGGCGTCTTGGTGGGGGcacctttttaaacattttttttttttttgagggagggccttgttctgtcacctaggctggaatgcagtggtgcaatcatagctcactgcagcctcgaccctcTCCCTGACCTCCCTGCCagctggactcaagccatcctcctgcctcggcttcccagatcGCTGggccacaggcgtgtgccaccgcacctggctaactttttttttttttttttttttgagacagcatctcgctctgtcacccaggatggagggcagtggcgcgatcttggctcactgcaagctccgcctcccgggttcacaccattctcctgcctcagcctccccagtagctgggactacaggcgcctgctaacatgcctggctaatttttttttttttctatttttagtagagatagggtttcaccgtgttagccaagatggtctcacgttttgtttttttaactttttgtagagatagggtttcattacattcctcaggctggtctcaaactccagggctcaagcagtcctcccacctcagcctcccaaagtgctgggatcacaggcgtgagccactgtgcccagccacgaGCTGCTTTTTATCCACCTTCTGGGCTTGTGGGTGGGTTTGTACTTCTCTGCGAATGGGTTGCAGCGCTCCGCATCACGGGTCTCTGTAGAAGTCCCGAAGCTTCAGGATGAGAAGATGGAGGGGcttgtttccttccacattccgcGGCCGCACACTCAGAGGCTGGTCTCCGCGTGAGAAAAGCCAGCTCCGGGTGGGGCTCAGCTGGGCCTTGCAGAATCAAGGCGGCACTGACTGGCCCTGCCACGCAGGCTCAGCCTGGGCTTGTTGCAGATGGTGGTGGCCTGGGGCACTGGCCAGGTGGGCCTCGGTGGCGAGGTGGTCGTTCTGGCAAAGGCGCACACTGACTTTGACGTCCAGGCCTTCCGGGTCACCTTTTTTGATGAAACCAGGTGATACAGCCGCCCATCCACGATGTTGGGAGAGGGTCTGGGCCTGGAGTGGGGGCTGAGGCCTGAGCACCTCCCCCGGCTTGGTTGTGTGTCGCTGCGTCTCCTGGCGGGTCAGGGCACTGCGGGCTGCGGCGGTGCTCAGTCCTCATTCCTTGCAGGATGGCGTCGTGTGGGCAGGGCAGCGTGCGGCTCTGGCGGCTGCGTGGCGGGGCGCTGCGTTCCTGCCCTGTGGACTTAGGGGAGCACCACACACTGCAGTTCACCGACCTCGCCTTCAAGCAGGCCCAGGACGGCCGCCTGGAGCCGTTGGCTGCCATGCTGTGAGTCCCTGCCCTTCCCCACGGCCTGCCCCAGCGTGGGGGCCCTGGTGCCTGGTACCCTGAGGGCCTCACCTTCCCTGCTGCCTCCTCGGGCAGCTTCGTGTGCAGCCGCAGCGGCCACATCTTGGAGATTGACTGTCAGCGCATGGTCGTGCGGCATGCCCGCCGCCTGCTCCCCACACGGACTCCGGGCGGCCGCCACCCGCAGAAGCAGACCTTCAGCTCAGGTAAGAGGGCGCCCGCCACGTGGCGAGGGTGGCAGGGACACCGAGGCACTGACGCCTCCCCGCCCCCAGGCCCCGGCATTGCCATCAGCAGCCTCAGCATCTCCCCGGCCATGTGTGCTGTGGGCTCTGAGGACGGCTTCCTGCGGCTCTGGCCCCTGGACTTCTCCTCGGTGCTCCTGGAGGCAGGTGATGCTGTGGGCACGCTCTCCCAACTCCGGGAGAGCCTCGCCTGGATGCTGGGGCGGGGAAGGCCCAGTACCCGGGACTTTGCTGTCAGCCGCCCTGTCTCCTGGCTGCACAGGGAGCCACGGGGCCAAGTGGCGTATCCTGAGCCCTGGGGTGGCTGATGCCAGGGCGGCCCGCAGGGCAGCCTCACGGAAGGGCCCGGTGGGATGTGGGTAGTGTGCGAAGCCCCTCAGCCTGGGTCCCGCCTAGCTTAGGAGTGGTGGCCTCGAGGGAGCTGCATCTTGCAGCCATGTGGAGTCTGGGACTTTGAGCAGCAGGAAGTGCATTTGCTGGGGTCTCGAGGACCCGAAGCCTGAGCATGCGGCTCACCCCGGGGTGGCCCTGGAGGCCcctgaccccaccccacccacagaGCACGAGGGCCCCGTCAGCTCAGTCTGTGTCAGCCCCGATGGCCTCCGTGTGCTGTCTGCCACCTCCTCGGGCCACCTGGGCTTCCTGGACACGCTGTCCCGGGTGTACCACATGCTGGCTCGCTCCCACACCGCCCCGGTGCTGGCCCTCGCCATGGAGCAGAGGCGGGGACAGCTGGCCACCGTGTCCCAGGACCGCACCGTCCGCATCTGGGACCTGGCCACCCTGCAGCAGGTGGGGTTTGGCAGGGGCAGCACAGCAGGGAGGGCCGGGAGGTCCTGAAGCTGGGGTTTGTCAGTGGGGGTGAGGGGGGCCTATAGGGACCTGGACTTTCCAGCCTGTGTCGGCCCCGTGGGTTTGGGCCGCCTGGAGAGCCCCTAGGCCCTTGAGATCCCTGCCCTCCCCTCAGCATGGCCCCTGTCCCACAGCTATATGACTTCACATCATCAGAGGAGGCCCCGTGCGCTGTCACCTTCCACCCCACAAGGCCAACCTTTTTCTGCGGCTTTAGTAGTGGGGCCGTGCGCTCCTTCAGCTTGGAGGCCGCTGAGGTCCCGGTGGAACACACGTAAGTGCCCAGCTGGCCACCAGGGGGTCATGTGCAGGATGGCCAGCGCTGGCTGGAGCCCCACCCTTTGCTGCCCCACGGGGActtctgtggccaggctggttggcTGGAGGTTGAGGGACCCCATGGTTCTTGGGGCTTCGTGCCCTACCTGGGCTTCGGGGCTAGGGCCAGCGGGGTCCCTGTGTGTGCTGCAGGTGCCACCGAGGAGCCATCACCGGCCTGACCGCCACCCCTGACGGCCGCCTGCTCTTCAGCTCCTGCTCTGAGGGCTCCCTGGCCCAGTACAGCTGTGCGGACCCCCACTGGCATGTCCTCCGAGTGGCAGGTTGGGCCCCCCGCAGCCACTCGGGGGGACTCCTCAGGGCGGGGGAGGCCTGGGTCTGGTGCAGGCCAACACCTGGACACACATGCCGGTTTCCTGGTCCACTGGCTGGGTCCTATGGGGGGGCGTGGCCGCCTCAGTAACCTTGTCAAGGCCCTGAGGAGACTGTGGTTTAGCGTTCGCCGGCCCCCAAGGCCAGAGATCAGCTCAGGTCTGTGCCCAGGAGGCGGCAGGTAGCCCAAGCTCCAGGTCAGCAGCTGGAGTCAGACCCAGGCATGGATACCTGCCCTGTCCTGCGGCCACCATAACTTGGGCCCCCTGAGTGGTCACTTGTGACTACTGCTGGCCCACGGGGACTCCCAGCTCCCCTGGCAGCGCCTGGTGCCCACTGGCACCTTGGCGTTCCTCTGCTGGTGTGATGCGTCTGTGCTCCTGGGCTGGTGTTTCCCGAaagtgggggcgggggcggcggccTCCTCAGGCCCTGGCCATGTGCACCCCGGCACTCCCTCCCCACCTAGCTGACCCCTGCCCCGTGTGACCACAGCAGACATGGTATGCCCGGATGCCCCCGCGAGCCCCAGCGCTCTGGCAGTCAGCAGGGATGGCCACTTGCTGGCCTTCGTGGGACCCTCCAGGTGCACAGTGACAGTCACGGACTCGGCCTCCCTTGATGAGGTGAGTCCGCAGCCCTCCTGGGTCCAGGGAGACTGGGTCATGAGAGTGTGGctgcaggggcaggagggaggtcACGGCCACTCGGGAGCAGGACCTGGGCCCTGTCCTGCCTCCTGTCGCAGAGTACACATCAGCCATGTGGGGCCCAGGTGCGGCCAGGTTCCTGTACAGGGCAGTGCTGCCTGAGTGCCGAGTGAGTGTCCCGGGACCTCCCTCCCGAGCCTGACCCTGGGTGGCGCTCGCTCTGCCCAGGGGCCCTGACTGTCGGCCACTTACCGCTACCCCCAGCTGCTGCGAGTTGACATCGGCACTCTGGACCTGGCCAGCAGCCGCCTGGACTCAGCCATGGCTGTGTGCTTTGGCCCTGCAGCTCTGGGCCACCTGCTGGTGTCCACCTCGTCCAACAGAGTCGTGGTGCTGGATGCTGTGTCGGGCCGCATCATCCGGGAGGTGAGCCTCAGGGCTGCAGCCCGCTGACCTGGCCCTCCTTATGCTGTCCAGGCCTGGTCTCTGTGCCTGCAGCACCTCCAGCTGGGCGGGGGGCCATCGCCACACCCACAATGAAGGGAGGTCCCAGACTGCTGGGCACACTCCTGAGACACGGCATTTTCCAAGAGCACTGTGTTCCAGCTGCCCGGTGTCCACCCTGAGCCCTGTCCCTCCTTGACGCTCAGTGAGGACGCCCGCTTCCTGCTGATTGCCGCCGGCCGGACCATCAAGGTGTGGGACTACACGACACAGGCCAGCCCAGGCCCCCAGGTGTGTGCGTGGGGAGGCAGGTGGCTTTAGCGGTCAGGAGCCTCCTCAGGTGGCCTTGGAGACCCCTGCAGGcatgggtgggggcagggagagcagAAGGTGAGGGGTGAGAGTGACCCCCCAAGGACCCTCTGTGCCTCCAGGGCCTCACACTGTGTGGGGCTCACTGCCTCCGGGGACTGGGCACACGGCAGCATCCATGCCCTGCCTCGGGGTCCTGCATGTGACACCGCTACCCCTAGGTGTACATCGGCCACTCGGAACCCGTGCAGGCTGTGGCTTTCTCTCCTGACCAGCAGCAGGTCCTCAGCGCAGGGGACGCCGTCTTCCTCTGGGATGTCCTGGCCACTACTGAGAGGCAAGTGCCTACTCTCAGCTTTGTCTACCTAGGCCCCCCAGGCCCTCCTGaaaccctctctcctccctctccagcAACCAAAGCTTCCCCGTGGCCCCCCAAGCCTGTGAGGCAGGTGAGTGGCTGTGCTCAGCTGGGGGACAGGCGCTGCGCTGACTCTGGGGCCGGTCCTGTGTCTGCCCAGtggcccttcctcttccttcccaaaCATCACAGGGCTCCTTCTTCCCCAGGCTCGGGCATAGGACCACTGGAGGACGCATCGTCCAGGGCCAGCGAGCTCCCCCAGCAGCAGGTCCCCAAGCCATCTCAGGCATCTCTACCACGGCTGGGCATCTGTGCCAGGCCTCCCGAAGGTGGCGATGGTGAGCAGCAGGGGTCCTGAAGGAGTGGGGGGATTCGGGGGTCTGAGAGGGCACAGGCCCAGTGGCAGCAGGTACTCACGCACATCCAGCTCGGGTGCAGGTGCCATCACT harbors:
- the WDR90 gene encoding WD repeat-containing protein 90 isoform X7; this encodes MARGSARRAGVPGSGIQGRRPERSGPRLGPEARAPAQAGSRLPGSHPRASGAWLPSGARARPASLAGVGVAGEGVESPGSCLLPEARPSPAVAPARVAESPDARRPLPTAWQHPFLNVFRHFRVDEWKRSAKQGDVAVVTDKTLKGAVYRIRGSVSAANYIQLPGSSTQSLGLTGRYLYVLFRPLPGKHFVIHLDVSTKDNQVIRVSFSNLFKEFKSTATWLQFPLVLETRTPQRDLVGLAPSRARWTCLQLDLQDILLVYLNRCYGHLKSIRLCASLLVRNLYTSDLCFEPAISGAQWAKLPVTPMPREMAFPVPKGESWHDRYIHVRFPSDSLKVPSKLIEKSCSPPEAVLLGPGPQPLPCPVASSKPVRFSVSPVVQTPSPTASGRAPLAPRPFLEVSLSQERSDASNVDGPGFHSLEPWAHVEASDVHTAAAGTHVLTHESAEVPVVRTGSCEGFLPDPVLRLKGVIGFGGHSTRQALWTPDGAAVVYPCHAVIVVLLVDTGEQRFFLGHTDKVSALALDGSSSLLASAQARAPSVMRLWDFQTGQCLCLFRSPVHVVCSLSFSDSGALLCGVGKDHHGRTMVVAWGTGQVGLGGEVVVLAKAHTDFDVQAFRVTFFDETRMASCGQGSVRLWRLRGGALRSCPVDLGEHHTLQFTDLAFKQAQDGRLEPLAAMLFVCSRSGHILEIDCQRMVVRHARRLLPTRTPGGRHPQKQTFSSGPGIAISSLSISPAMCAVGSEDGFLRLWPLDFSSVLLEAEHEGPVSSVCVSPDGLRVLSATSSGHLGFLDTLSRVYHMLARSHTAPVLALAMEQRRGQLATVSQDRTVRIWDLATLQQLYDFTSSEEAPCAVTFHPTRPTFFCGFSSGAVRSFSLEAAEVPVEHTCHRGAITGLTATPDGRLLFSSCSEGSLAQYSCADPHWHVLRVAADMVCPDAPASPSALAVSRDGHLLAFVGPSRCTVTVTDSASLDELLRVDIGTLDLASSRLDSAMAVCFGPAALGHLLVSTSSNRVVVLDAVSGRIIRELPGVHPEPCPSLTLSEDARFLLIAAGRTIKVWDYTTQASPGPQVYIGHSEPVQAVAFSPDQQQVLSAGDAVFLWDVLATTESNQSFPVAPQACEAGSGIGPLEDASSRASELPQQQVPKPSQASLPRLGICARPPEGGDGVRDTRNSGAPRTTCLASYKAFTPARVSCSPHSAKGTCLPPASGGWLRLKAVVGYSGNGRANMVWRPDTGFFAYTCGRLVVVEDLHSGAQQHWSGHSAEVSTLALSHSAQVLASASGCSSTTAHCQIRIWDVSGGLCQHLISHHSTTVLALAFSPDDRLLVTLGDHDGRTLALWGTTTYDLVSSTRLPEPVHGVAFNPWDAGELTCVGQGTVTFRLLQQRGADISLQVRREPVPEAVGAGELTSLCYGAPPLLYCGTSSGQVCVWDTRAGRCFLSWEADDGGIGLLLFSGSRLVSGSSVGQLRLWAVGAVSELRCKGSGARSSSVFMEHELVLDGAVVSASFDDSVDMGVVGTTAGTLWFVSWAEGTSTRLISGHRSKVNEVVFGPGEAHCATCSEDGSVRVWALASMELVIQFQVLNQSCLCLAWSPPCCGRPEQQRLAAGYGDGSLRIFSVSRTAMELKMHPHPVALTAVAFSTDGQTVLSGDKDGLVAVSHPRTGTTFRVLSDHQGAPISTICVTCKECEDLGVEGTDLWLAASGDQRVSVWASDWLRNRCDLVDWLSFPMPATTETQGHLPPSLAAFCPWDGALLMYVGPGVYKEVIIYNLCQKQVVEKIPLPFFAMSLSLSPGSYLLAVGFAGLHRPPGCSSPPPATRSWCGRSLAAEMQQGLWCWASRLVTSGTWTQAWQRSQAVNGLMLGQARIHVNCLEQAVVNLAT
- the WDR90 gene encoding WD repeat-containing protein 90 isoform X5 is translated as MARGSARRAGVPGSGIQGRRPERSGPRLGPEARAPAQAGSRLPGSHPRASGAWLPSGARARPASLAGVGVAGEGVESPGSCLLPEARPSPAVAPARVAESPDARRPLPTAWQHPFLNVFRHFRVDEWKRSAKQGDVAVVTDKTLKGAVYRIRGSVSAANYIQLPGSSTQSLGLTGRYLYVLFRPLPGKHFVIHLDVSTKDNQVIRVSFSNLFKEFKSTATWLQFPLVLETRTPQRDLVGLAPSRARWTCLQLDLQDILLVYLNRCYGHLKSIRLCASLLVRNLYTSDLCFEPAISGAQWAKLPVTPMPREMAFPVPKGESWHDRYIHVRFPSDSLKVPSKLIEKSCSPPEAVLLGPGPQPLPCPVASSKPVRFSVSPVVQTPSPTASGRAPLAPRPFLEVSLSQERSDASNVDGPGFHSLEPWAHVEASDVHTAAAGTHVLTHESAEVPVVRTGSCEGFLPDPVLRLKGVIGFGGHSTRQALWTPDGAAVVYPCHAVIVVLLVDTGEQRFFLGHTDKVSALALDGSSSLLASAQARAPSVMRLWDFQTGQCLCLFRSPVHVVCSLSFSDSGALLCGVGKDHHGRTMVVAWGTGQVGLGGEVVVLAKAHTDFDVQAFRVTFFDETRMASCGQGSVRLWRLRGGALRSCPVDLGEHHTLQFTDLAFKQAQDGRLEPLAAMLFVCSRSGHILEIDCQRMVVRHARRLLPTRTPGGRHPQKQTFSSGPGIAISSLSISPAMCAVGSEDGFLRLWPLDFSSVLLEAEHEGPVSSVCVSPDGLRVLSATSSGHLGFLDTLSRVYHMLARSHTAPVLALAMEQRRGQLATVSQDRTVRIWDLATLQQLYDFTSSEEAPCAVTFHPTRPTFFCGFSSGAVRSFSLEAAEVPVEHTCHRGAITGLTATPDGRLLFSSCSEGSLAQYSCADPHWHVLRVAADMVCPDAPASPSALAVSRDGHLLAFVGPSRCTVTVTDSASLDELLRVDIGTLDLASSRLDSAMAVCFGPAALGHLLVSTSSNRVVVLDAVSGRIIRESTVFQLPGVHPEPCPSLTLSEDARFLLIAAGRTIKVWDYTTQASPGPQVYIGHSEPVQAVAFSPDQQQVLSAGDAVFLWDVLATTESNQSFPVAPQACEAGSGIGPLEDASSRASELPQQQVPKPSQASLPRLGICARPPEGGDGVRDTRNSGAPRTTCLASYKAFTPARVSCSPHSAKVGTCLPPASGGWLRLKAVVGYSGNGRANMVWRPDTGFFAYTCGRLVVVEDLHSGAQQHWSGHSAEVSTLALSHSAQVLASASGCSSTTAHCQIRIWDVSGGLCQHLISHHSTTVLALAFSPDDRLLVTLGDHDGRTLALWGTTTYDLVSSTRLPEPVHGVAFNPWDAGELTCVGQGTVTFRLLQQRGADISLQVRREPVPEAVGAGELTSLCYGAPPLLYCGTSSGQVCVWDTRAGRCFLSWEADDGGIGLLLFSGSRLVSGSSVGQLRLWAVGAVSELRCKGSGARSSSVFMEHELVLDGAVVSASFDDSVDMGVVGTTAGTLWFVSWAEGTSTRLISGHRSKVNEVVFGPGEAHCATCSEDGSVRVWALASMELVIQFQVLNQSCLCLAWSPPCCGRPEQQRLAAGYGDGSLRIFSVSRTAMELKMHPHPVALTAVAFSTDGQTVLSGDKDGLVAVSHPRTGTTFRVLSDHQGAPISTICVTCKECEDLGVEGTDLWLAASGDQRVSVWASDWLRNRCDLVDWLSFPMPATTETQGHLPPSLAAFCPWDGALLMYVGPGVYKEVIIYNLCQKQVVEKIPLPFFAMSLSLSPGSYLLAVGFAGLHRPPGCSSPPPATRSWCGRSLAAEMQQGLWCWASRLVTSGTWTQAWQRSQAVNGLMLGQARIHVNCLEQAVVNLAT